From the Hyphomicrobium sp. ghe19 genome, one window contains:
- a CDS encoding PRC-barrel domain-containing protein yields MVRRLFLRTVLSAAVVLLSAPTFAGEVGLVALDLKDVAKGYRGEDLKQKTVVNEKREDVGRIDDFIFSRNDNQVFVVLVVGDYVGISGSLIAVPFRSLKLDDPSGLIILPGADRAALLKLPVFLYNH; encoded by the coding sequence ATGGTCCGCAGATTATTCTTGCGCACAGTTCTTTCCGCCGCGGTTGTCTTGCTATCCGCCCCGACGTTCGCCGGGGAGGTCGGCCTCGTAGCGCTAGACCTCAAAGATGTTGCAAAGGGCTATCGAGGCGAAGATCTAAAGCAAAAAACGGTCGTCAATGAGAAACGAGAGGACGTTGGCAGGATCGATGATTTTATCTTTTCAAGGAATGACAATCAGGTATTTGTTGTATTGGTCGTCGGCGACTATGTCGGAATTAGCGGATCACTGATCGCGGTTCCGTTCCGTAGCCTCAAACTCGATGATCCGTCAGGCTTGATCATCCTGCCGGGCGCGGACCGCGCAGCTCTGCTAAAGCTCCCAGTGTTTCTCTACAATCATTGA
- a CDS encoding nucleotide exchange factor GrpE, which yields MAEQDQMRPVGAENETKQPQQPSTVELAAELAATKDRLLRALADQENVRSQARRDRDEAARFAASGFARDLLSSVDNLERAIASVPEAERSWPVVANLLQGVDATRRALLDTFANHGLVRIDPLGEPFDPHRHEASFEESDTQCLPGTVTRVIQPGYMQHDRLLRPALVGVSKAA from the coding sequence ATGGCTGAGCAAGACCAAATGCGCCCTGTCGGCGCCGAGAATGAAACAAAACAGCCCCAGCAACCGTCCACGGTGGAACTCGCGGCGGAACTGGCAGCTACTAAAGATCGCTTGTTGCGGGCGCTCGCAGACCAGGAAAACGTCCGCAGCCAGGCGCGAAGAGACCGAGATGAAGCTGCTAGATTCGCGGCTTCGGGCTTTGCCCGCGACTTGCTGTCATCGGTCGACAACCTGGAGCGCGCCATTGCGAGCGTCCCCGAAGCCGAACGCTCCTGGCCCGTAGTTGCTAATCTTCTGCAAGGGGTCGATGCGACGCGTCGAGCCCTTCTAGACACATTCGCCAATCATGGCCTTGTGCGGATTGACCCGCTCGGAGAACCGTTCGATCCGCACCGTCATGAGGCAAGCTTTGAGGAATCCGATACGCAGTGCTTGCCGGGAACAGTGACGAGAGTTATTCAGCCCGGCTACATGCAACACGACCGTCTTCTCAGGCCGGCTCTCGTGGGCGTCAGCAAGGCGGCGTGA
- a CDS encoding helix-turn-helix domain-containing protein, whose product MNGRALELQRSKAVFKGDNIEDYCEHHKWDALESLESIATVTSYGFHQEISSGDETGYWYRVVEGAAKRCATQPDGRRQIVNLLLPGDFFGLVVASGSDLTVEALVDETQIARYPRRRVEALADVDPAVARLLREIAFGAISRLEAQLLIVGRVTALEKVAAFLLEMGERLPFETDDRIALPISRSDIAEFLAISAETVSRSLSGLKQRGLIRFSGTRQVRIVDREAIEDGGRTCRMSRS is encoded by the coding sequence GTGAATGGTCGCGCACTCGAACTCCAGCGCTCCAAAGCCGTATTTAAAGGCGATAACATCGAGGATTACTGCGAGCACCACAAGTGGGACGCATTAGAATCATTAGAATCAATAGCAACTGTTACCTCCTACGGATTTCACCAAGAGATTTCGAGCGGCGATGAAACCGGCTACTGGTATCGGGTCGTCGAGGGTGCTGCAAAGCGTTGTGCGACGCAGCCCGATGGCCGTCGTCAGATTGTCAATCTCCTGCTTCCTGGAGACTTCTTCGGTCTGGTTGTTGCCAGCGGGAGCGACTTGACAGTCGAAGCGCTCGTCGATGAAACGCAGATTGCTCGATATCCGCGCCGACGGGTTGAAGCGCTCGCAGATGTCGATCCCGCGGTTGCTCGCCTCTTGCGGGAGATAGCATTCGGGGCGATATCGCGGCTTGAGGCTCAATTGCTCATCGTAGGGAGGGTCACAGCCCTGGAGAAAGTAGCAGCCTTCCTCCTTGAGATGGGTGAGCGTCTTCCATTTGAAACGGACGATAGGATCGCTCTTCCAATTTCCCGCTCGGACATTGCCGAGTTTCTCGCTATCTCCGCCGAGACCGTAAGCCGGTCCTTGTCAGGATTGAAGCAGCGCGGGCTCATCAGATTTTCAGGTACGCGCCAAGTAAGAATCGTCGACCGTGAGGCGATCGAGGATGGGGGCCGCACATGTCGAATGAGCAGGTCGTGA
- a CDS encoding chaperone modulator CbpM, with protein MFDTKEFSRLAGISSAAVQTWTKAGWICPRQTRSGQRFSTIDLARVRLILDLRGSMGVNDEGISIILHLIDQIYALRSALHVVSTMAIRNGSDGRNITVAAFKPEWVERHRRKAAYGR; from the coding sequence ATGTTCGATACGAAAGAGTTTTCCCGATTGGCTGGAATTTCGTCTGCAGCGGTTCAAACTTGGACTAAGGCTGGATGGATCTGTCCGAGGCAAACGCGGTCCGGCCAGCGTTTCTCGACGATCGATCTTGCGCGGGTGCGGCTCATTCTCGATCTTCGCGGTTCGATGGGCGTCAACGATGAGGGAATTTCCATAATTCTGCATCTCATCGATCAGATCTATGCTTTGCGCAGCGCGCTGCACGTCGTCTCAACGATGGCAATCCGGAATGGCTCCGACGGACGGAACATCACGGTCGCCGCATTCAAGCCGGAATGGGTCGAACGGCACCGACGCAAAGCCGCTTACGGCCGATAG
- a CDS encoding aldo/keto reductase, which produces MRTVALPSGERVPALGLGTWHFGEDPALRAQQIATLRHAVDLGVTLIDTAEMYGEGLAEELIGEALSERRDEVFLVSKVYPHNASFYQLPVACANSLHRLKTDRIDLYLLHWRGSIPLHETVAGFQALQDAGKIRYWGVSNFDTDDMQELWNVRGGTAAVTNQILYNLTRRGPEWELLPWMRQHKIPIMAYSPIEQARLLKNRRLIEFSKRHGMTPASAALGWLLANDDVIAIPKTSSPERLEEDVAALSIELTAEQLAELDKLFPPPDGPRALEML; this is translated from the coding sequence ATGCGAACTGTCGCGCTTCCATCAGGGGAGCGGGTGCCTGCGCTTGGTCTGGGGACTTGGCATTTCGGCGAAGACCCGGCGCTGCGCGCGCAACAGATCGCGACCTTGAGGCATGCAGTCGATCTCGGCGTCACGCTCATCGATACTGCCGAGATGTACGGTGAAGGCCTTGCGGAAGAGCTGATCGGCGAAGCGCTGAGTGAGCGACGCGACGAAGTTTTCCTTGTCAGTAAGGTCTATCCGCATAACGCATCATTCTACCAACTCCCCGTCGCCTGTGCGAACAGCTTGCACCGCCTCAAGACCGATCGGATCGATCTTTATCTGCTGCATTGGCGCGGAAGTATTCCCCTTCACGAGACTGTTGCCGGATTTCAAGCACTTCAGGATGCAGGCAAGATTCGCTACTGGGGCGTCAGCAACTTTGACACCGATGATATGCAGGAGCTCTGGAACGTTCGCGGCGGGACGGCCGCGGTCACGAACCAAATCCTGTATAACCTCACGCGGCGCGGTCCCGAATGGGAATTGCTGCCGTGGATGCGGCAGCACAAGATTCCAATCATGGCTTATTCGCCGATTGAGCAGGCACGCCTTCTTAAAAATAGGAGGCTCATAGAATTTTCGAAACGGCATGGAATGACGCCGGCGAGCGCTGCTCTCGGTTGGCTGCTTGCCAACGATGACGTGATCGCAATTCCTAAGACCTCCAGTCCGGAACGTCTCGAGGAAGACGTCGCTGCATTGAGTATCGAGCTAACTGCTGAACAGCTCGCAGAACTCGACAAATTATTCCCCCCGCCCGACGGCCCGCGCGCGCTCGAGATGCTATGA
- a CDS encoding NADP-dependent oxidoreductase, translated as MTSIPHNESVLSGEHRARMLPKTMRAAAIDHFGGPKQLKIHMVPVPDISADEVLVAVHTAGVGPWDADMREGELFGPPRFPLVLGTDGSGTIAAVGSRVRRLELSEQVYSYSYENPKGGFYAEFVAVAAEKVAPKPKSLHLEEAGAIATTGLTALQGVDDALHVAKDESVIIYAAAGGVGSLAIQFAKLRKARVLATATTAEALAFVRELGADEALNAGDQNLTGAIMRWAPDGIDAVLALAGGVALDRCVNAVRKGGRVAYPNGVEPLPKRRNGVDFTAYDAIAGVHEFKRLNDTVDASRLKVPIAARYGLDEAAKAHEHLAQRHVLGKIVLRVRNG; from the coding sequence ATGACTTCGATACCTCACAACGAAAGCGTCCTCTCTGGCGAGCATCGCGCGAGGATGCTTCCGAAAACGATGCGAGCAGCGGCAATCGACCACTTCGGCGGCCCAAAACAGCTCAAGATCCACATGGTTCCTGTCCCTGACATTAGCGCCGACGAAGTTCTCGTGGCTGTGCATACTGCCGGTGTCGGTCCTTGGGACGCCGACATGAGGGAGGGGGAACTCTTCGGACCACCCCGCTTTCCTTTGGTCCTCGGGACTGACGGTTCGGGCACGATCGCGGCTGTGGGTTCTCGTGTTCGGCGTCTCGAACTCAGTGAACAAGTCTACTCGTATAGTTACGAAAATCCCAAAGGAGGATTTTATGCCGAGTTCGTTGCGGTAGCGGCCGAAAAGGTAGCTCCAAAGCCGAAGTCGCTTCATCTGGAGGAGGCCGGTGCAATCGCAACGACAGGGCTCACCGCGCTTCAGGGAGTAGACGATGCCTTGCACGTAGCAAAGGACGAGAGTGTCATCATTTACGCCGCCGCGGGCGGTGTCGGAAGTCTTGCCATCCAATTCGCAAAATTGCGAAAAGCACGGGTGCTTGCAACCGCGACGACGGCCGAGGCCCTGGCGTTTGTGCGCGAGTTGGGTGCGGACGAGGCTCTTAATGCCGGCGACCAAAATCTCACCGGCGCCATTATGCGCTGGGCACCTGATGGAATTGACGCCGTTCTCGCGCTCGCCGGAGGCGTCGCATTGGACCGGTGCGTCAATGCTGTGCGCAAGGGCGGACGTGTGGCCTATCCGAACGGGGTGGAGCCTCTACCCAAACGGCGGAACGGTGTCGATTTCACCGCTTACGACGCGATAGCCGGTGTGCATGAGTTCAAGCGTCTGAATGACACCGTAGATGCATCGCGACTGAAAGTTCCTATCGCTGCCCGATATGGCCTTGACGAAGCAGCTAAGGCCCACGAGCATCTGGCGCAACGACACGTTCTTGGCAAGATCGTTCTTCGCGTCCGCAACGGCTAG
- a CDS encoding BON domain-containing protein produces MRSDDEIKREIEQELRSHPDLNSEDIAVAVRGGVVTLAGYVRSYADKYEAERTVKCVTGVGGIANDLVVRLPKIDERPDPDIAHDALGAIQTELSASAEGIKVVVKDGHVTLEGLVPGHSQRQVAEDVVRKIKGVKGVHNQIQLKPEAKPDAIKEKIVDAFRRDA; encoded by the coding sequence ATGCGATCGGACGACGAAATCAAGCGCGAGATCGAACAAGAACTCAGGTCGCATCCAGACCTCAATTCAGAGGACATCGCCGTCGCCGTCAGAGGCGGCGTCGTAACTCTGGCGGGTTACGTGCGTAGCTACGCGGATAAGTATGAGGCGGAACGAACGGTCAAATGCGTCACCGGAGTCGGCGGAATTGCCAACGATCTTGTGGTGCGCCTGCCAAAGATCGACGAACGGCCTGACCCCGATATCGCGCACGATGCTCTGGGTGCCATTCAGACTGAGCTCTCCGCTTCCGCGGAGGGCATAAAGGTCGTCGTAAAAGATGGACACGTGACCCTGGAGGGCTTGGTGCCAGGCCATTCTCAGCGCCAAGTCGCAGAGGATGTCGTGCGCAAGATCAAGGGCGTGAAGGGGGTCCACAATCAGATTCAACTGAAGCCGGAAGCCAAGCCCGACGCCATCAAAGAGAAGATCGTTGACGCCTTCCGGCGCGATGCCTAG
- a CDS encoding PRC-barrel domain-containing protein, with the protein MTLDFTRRTLAVADLIANSIVIVRSPVGSQTYPFHLLLIAALLPIGAILFTALENKPARAAASIELVEVDAKVVAKGYPASKLIGTKIYNAKGEKIGTLDELVIEGDNVNFAVLQVGGFLGIGGKLVVVPYKDLSIDAEGDKIVLGGGSKEQLMKLAGYEYKALGAAPTGLLSRVVPTMSSPSGSQASGPTGAIDKAVPPMKP; encoded by the coding sequence ATGACTCTCGATTTTACTAGACGGACGCTTGCCGTTGCGGATCTCATTGCAAATTCGATCGTCATCGTCCGGTCGCCTGTTGGCTCTCAGACGTATCCTTTCCATCTGCTCCTGATCGCCGCCCTGCTTCCGATCGGTGCAATTCTGTTCACGGCGCTTGAGAATAAGCCCGCGCGTGCCGCCGCAAGCATTGAACTTGTCGAGGTCGACGCCAAGGTCGTCGCGAAAGGCTATCCAGCCTCAAAGCTTATCGGTACCAAGATCTACAATGCCAAGGGCGAAAAGATCGGCACCCTGGACGAACTTGTGATCGAGGGTGACAACGTCAATTTTGCTGTGCTTCAGGTCGGTGGCTTTCTGGGCATAGGCGGTAAGCTTGTCGTCGTTCCCTACAAGGACCTCTCGATCGATGCGGAGGGCGATAAAATCGTGCTAGGCGGTGGCAGCAAGGAACAACTGATGAAGTTGGCGGGATACGAATACAAAGCTCTGGGCGCCGCGCCGACAGGTCTCCTCTCGCGCGTTGTCCCGACAATGTCCTCGCCCTCGGGCTCCCAAGCCTCGGGACCCACTGGAGCGATCGACAAAGCCGTGCCTCCGATGAAGCCTTGA
- a CDS encoding EAL domain-containing protein: protein MRSRFARLSPRFIGLAETTSLIVPVGEWVFNEACRQWKLWQQANTSRTISLNVSSLQLQQRSFVRFVQDCLTRWEINPSEIEIELVETVAVDHRAANTLREFRDLGLRIAIDDFGTGYSSLSYLVTHQVDRLKIPKEFVAHAPFDARHAVVARSIIQLARDLDIDVVAEGIENHAQAGFLISAGCRYAQGFYYAMPSSAEGVTALLREGRIKSVRGTTR from the coding sequence ATGCGGTCGCGCTTCGCACGGCTCTCGCCGAGATTCATTGGGCTGGCAGAGACGACATCTCTCATCGTGCCCGTTGGAGAGTGGGTATTCAACGAAGCCTGCAGACAGTGGAAGCTGTGGCAGCAAGCGAACACCTCCCGCACCATTTCCCTAAACGTTTCCTCGCTTCAGCTTCAGCAGAGGTCTTTCGTGCGGTTCGTGCAGGACTGCCTGACCCGGTGGGAGATCAATCCAAGCGAAATAGAAATTGAACTCGTAGAGACGGTTGCTGTCGACCATCGTGCTGCCAATACCCTGCGGGAATTTCGAGACCTCGGATTAAGAATCGCGATCGACGACTTTGGGACTGGCTACTCTTCCCTGTCTTATCTCGTGACGCATCAGGTGGACCGCCTCAAAATTCCAAAAGAGTTCGTGGCCCATGCACCATTCGATGCGCGCCATGCTGTGGTCGCTCGGTCGATCATTCAATTGGCTCGTGACCTCGATATAGATGTCGTAGCCGAAGGTATAGAAAACCATGCTCAGGCGGGTTTCCTGATCAGCGCCGGATGTCGGTACGCTCAGGGATTCTATTACGCGATGCCCTCCAGCGCCGAGGGCGTGACGGCCCTGCTGCGCGAGGGACGGATAAAGTCGGTTCGCGGAACGACGCGTTAG
- the dnaK gene encoding molecular chaperone DnaK, whose amino-acid sequence MATKIIGIDLGTTNSCVAVMEGKQAKVIENEEGGRTTPSVVAFTKDGQALVGLPAKRQAVTNPENTITAIKRLIGRRFDDSIVKKDEALVPYKIVPGDNGDAWVEANGKRYSPSQISAFILQKMKETAERYLGDKVTQAVITVPAYFNDAQRQATKDAGKIAGLEVQRIINEPTAAALAYGLDKKGQGTIAVYDLGGGTFDISVLDIGDGVFEVKATNGDTFLGGEDFDKRLMDYVADEFKKEQGIDLRNDRLALQRLREAAEKAKIELSTTMETSINLPFITADQNGPKHLDVRITRAKFESLVDDLVQRTIEPCKAALKDAKVDAKKIDEVVLVGGMTRMPKIQETVKQFFGKEPHQGVNPDEVVAIGAAIQAGVLQGDVKDVLLLDVTPLSLGIETLGGVFTRLIDRNTTIPAKKSQSFSTAEDNQQAVTIRVGQGEREIAADNKLLGQFDLVGIPPAPRGAPQIEVTFDIDANGIVHVSAKDKGTGKEQSIRIQASGGLSEADIDKMVKEAEAHAAEDKKRRALIEARNQAESIIHSTEKSLAEHGAKLEPADRTAIETALSDLKSAVAGDDAAQIEAKASALSQSASKLGEAAQAQTAGAGNQNATSNEGAGDDNVVDAEFEDVNDQRRSSH is encoded by the coding sequence GTGGCCACCAAAATAATTGGCATAGACTTGGGAACGACCAATTCCTGTGTCGCTGTGATGGAAGGCAAGCAGGCGAAGGTCATCGAGAACGAGGAGGGAGGGCGGACGACGCCTTCCGTTGTGGCGTTCACGAAGGACGGTCAGGCACTTGTTGGTCTGCCCGCAAAACGACAGGCCGTAACCAATCCAGAAAACACGATCACTGCGATCAAGCGGTTGATCGGGCGCCGTTTCGACGACTCGATTGTAAAGAAAGACGAAGCCCTGGTCCCCTACAAGATCGTCCCCGGAGACAACGGCGATGCATGGGTAGAGGCCAACGGCAAAAGATATTCACCGTCCCAGATATCCGCCTTCATCCTGCAGAAAATGAAAGAGACGGCGGAGCGGTACCTCGGCGATAAAGTTACTCAGGCCGTTATTACCGTGCCAGCCTATTTCAATGACGCGCAGCGGCAGGCGACCAAGGACGCGGGCAAGATCGCGGGCCTCGAAGTCCAGCGCATTATCAACGAGCCGACAGCAGCGGCTCTCGCTTATGGGCTCGACAAAAAAGGTCAGGGAACGATCGCTGTCTACGATCTCGGAGGCGGTACGTTCGACATTTCAGTTCTGGACATCGGCGATGGCGTTTTCGAAGTTAAAGCGACCAATGGCGATACATTCCTAGGCGGCGAAGACTTCGATAAGCGGCTTATGGATTACGTCGCCGACGAGTTCAAGAAAGAGCAGGGCATCGATCTGCGCAATGACCGTTTAGCGCTGCAGCGCCTGCGGGAAGCGGCCGAGAAGGCAAAAATCGAACTCTCGACGACAATGGAGACGAGCATCAATCTGCCTTTCATAACGGCAGACCAGAACGGGCCAAAGCATCTCGATGTGAGGATCACGCGCGCAAAATTCGAATCGTTGGTCGACGATCTGGTGCAACGCACGATCGAACCATGCAAAGCCGCGCTGAAGGATGCGAAGGTCGATGCAAAGAAGATCGATGAAGTGGTGCTCGTCGGCGGCATGACCCGGATGCCGAAGATCCAGGAGACCGTGAAGCAGTTCTTCGGGAAAGAGCCGCACCAGGGCGTGAACCCGGATGAAGTCGTTGCCATCGGTGCAGCGATTCAGGCTGGCGTGCTGCAAGGCGATGTCAAAGACGTGCTTCTTCTTGACGTAACACCACTCTCGCTCGGCATCGAAACATTGGGCGGCGTATTCACGCGCCTCATCGATCGCAACACCACGATACCGGCGAAGAAAAGCCAATCGTTCTCGACCGCTGAGGATAACCAACAGGCCGTCACTATCCGTGTCGGCCAGGGTGAACGCGAGATAGCAGCCGACAACAAACTCCTCGGTCAATTCGATCTCGTCGGAATTCCCCCGGCACCGCGAGGCGCGCCGCAGATCGAGGTGACTTTCGACATTGATGCAAATGGCATTGTCCATGTCTCCGCCAAGGACAAGGGCACCGGCAAGGAGCAATCAATCCGCATCCAGGCGTCTGGCGGTCTTTCCGAAGCCGACATAGACAAAATGGTGAAAGAGGCCGAGGCGCATGCCGCCGAGGATAAGAAACGCCGAGCGCTGATTGAGGCGCGAAACCAAGCGGAAAGTATAATTCATTCGACGGAGAAGTCACTCGCCGAGCACGGCGCCAAACTCGAACCCGCGGACAGGACGGCTATCGAGACGGCCCTTTCCGATCTCAAGTCCGCAGTTGCCGGAGACGATGCTGCGCAGATCGAAGCGAAAGCCAGTGCCCTCAGTCAATCCGCAAGCAAGCTTGGCGAGGCGGCGCAGGCACAGACTGCAGGCGCTGGCAACCAGAACGCGACGTCGAACGAAGGAGCGGGCGATGACAACGTCGTCGATGCGGAATTCGAGGACGTCAACGACCAGAGGCGTTCATCGCATTGA
- a CDS encoding response regulator transcription factor, with translation MQPVKRMVHIVDDDVSLRRSLQYLLRAAGYGASTYDSPLAVIEAAAKLAGGCVLLDLHMPGMDGLELHRRLVALDVRAPVILMTTQCDVPTAVNALKSGVVDFIEKPFNDRRVLEAIESAFSANLYANAAREGVRAARRIAALTPRERQVLDGLAAGHANKTIAYDLGISVRTVEVHRARLLDRLGTRRLAVAIRMSVLASLG, from the coding sequence ATGCAGCCTGTTAAGCGTATGGTTCACATTGTTGACGACGATGTCTCGCTACGGCGTTCACTTCAGTATCTTCTGCGAGCAGCCGGATATGGGGCTTCAACATACGACTCACCCCTTGCTGTCATAGAAGCTGCCGCGAAACTTGCAGGCGGCTGCGTCCTGCTCGATTTGCACATGCCCGGCATGGACGGTCTGGAGCTCCATCGCCGCCTCGTCGCACTCGATGTTCGTGCTCCCGTGATCCTAATGACGACCCAATGCGACGTTCCAACGGCCGTCAATGCGCTCAAGAGCGGCGTCGTCGATTTCATCGAGAAACCTTTCAATGACCGCCGCGTACTCGAAGCAATCGAAAGCGCATTCTCAGCAAACTTGTACGCGAACGCTGCTCGCGAGGGCGTTCGCGCGGCGCGCAGGATCGCTGCTTTAACCCCTCGCGAAAGGCAGGTCCTCGATGGTCTTGCCGCTGGTCATGCGAACAAAACCATTGCCTATGATCTCGGGATCAGCGTCCGGACCGTCGAAGTACACCGGGCACGCTTGCTCGATCGACTAGGCACACGACGCCTGGCTGTGGCGATACGCATGTCGGTTTTGGCTTCGCTTGGCTGA
- a CDS encoding DUF1476 domain-containing protein, producing MTAFEERERAFEKKFAIDEELKFRIEARRNKLLGEWAAAKLNLSGSAVGEYIRELTEIQVTRGSEGVFEKVMSDFEANGVGVTANELRKTSLEFQSRAAKEIKAEPNV from the coding sequence ATGACCGCATTCGAAGAGCGTGAAAGGGCATTCGAGAAGAAGTTTGCCATCGACGAGGAACTGAAATTCAGGATTGAAGCGCGCCGAAACAAGCTTCTGGGCGAATGGGCGGCGGCGAAGCTTAACCTCTCCGGATCGGCGGTCGGCGAGTATATCAGGGAGCTTACCGAAATTCAGGTGACCCGCGGAAGCGAGGGGGTATTCGAAAAAGTGATGAGCGACTTCGAAGCCAATGGCGTTGGGGTCACAGCAAATGAACTCAGAAAGACGAGTCTGGAGTTTCAATCGAGGGCCGCGAAGGAGATCAAAGCGGAGCCGAACGTATGA
- a CDS encoding type 1 glutamine amidotransferase domain-containing protein, with amino-acid sequence MANPDLKKRKIAFVVTDGFERVELTQPRKALDDAGATTVIVSPKREHVRSWEFTEWGNTFSVDVPLDSADVQDFDALVLPGGVLNPDTLRIIPKAVDFVKAFFEAGKPVAAICHGPWTLIEAGAAKGRRMTSWPSLRSDLKNAGAEWVDEEAIVDKGLVTSRKPDDIPAFNREMIKLFSEARASRSQAA; translated from the coding sequence ATGGCAAACCCCGATCTGAAAAAAAGGAAAATAGCTTTCGTTGTTACAGACGGTTTCGAGCGGGTCGAACTCACCCAGCCGCGCAAGGCTCTCGATGACGCGGGCGCGACGACGGTCATTGTATCTCCGAAGAGAGAACACGTGCGGTCATGGGAATTCACGGAGTGGGGCAACACTTTCTCAGTCGATGTACCCCTCGATAGCGCAGATGTTCAAGACTTTGACGCGCTTGTGCTGCCCGGAGGTGTGCTCAATCCGGATACGCTGCGCATCATCCCGAAAGCTGTCGACTTCGTGAAGGCGTTCTTTGAGGCTGGAAAACCAGTGGCGGCGATCTGCCATGGACCCTGGACTCTCATCGAGGCGGGCGCCGCAAAAGGGAGGCGGATGACGTCATGGCCGTCACTCAGGTCCGACCTAAAAAATGCTGGAGCGGAATGGGTCGATGAGGAAGCAATTGTCGACAAGGGTCTCGTTACAAGCCGTAAGCCGGACGACATTCCAGCCTTCAACCGCGAAATGATCAAGCTGTTCAGCGAGGCCCGCGCATCTAGATCGCAAGCTGCGTAG
- a CDS encoding TMEM175 family protein — MRQRKEQAFQREVESEPPSLPRVRLAETDRLEAFSDGVFSITITLLVVEIVRPEHEAGHLLNKLLDQWPNYVAFLASFCYVGVIWLNHHAVFSRVRYCDRMLHLANLFLLLTSALIPFPTALLSFALQHGNLFDAQVAEAVYALIGGLMCLAWLLLFHVLTIHPYLLQKDINPGFFPKERVRAWIGIALYVIAGLMGWFWSPLLALAIYLSLPIFYGITYEGLSETRLSLIKRGR, encoded by the coding sequence ATGCGCCAGAGAAAGGAACAGGCGTTTCAACGAGAAGTCGAGTCGGAACCTCCCTCGCTTCCGCGGGTGCGCCTTGCCGAGACCGATCGGCTCGAGGCGTTCAGCGACGGCGTCTTCTCGATCACGATCACCCTCCTTGTGGTTGAGATTGTGCGCCCTGAGCATGAAGCTGGGCATCTTCTGAACAAGCTGCTCGATCAATGGCCGAATTACGTCGCGTTCCTGGCATCGTTTTGTTACGTCGGCGTGATCTGGCTCAACCATCATGCGGTCTTCTCGCGAGTCCGCTATTGTGACCGCATGTTGCATCTCGCCAATCTTTTCCTCCTGCTGACGTCGGCACTGATACCGTTTCCCACGGCGCTCCTTTCTTTTGCCCTTCAGCACGGCAACCTCTTCGACGCGCAGGTGGCGGAAGCCGTCTATGCGTTGATCGGCGGGCTAATGTGCCTGGCGTGGCTGCTCCTGTTCCACGTGCTAACCATTCATCCATACCTGCTGCAGAAAGACATAAATCCGGGCTTTTTTCCGAAGGAACGAGTGCGAGCTTGGATCGGTATCGCTCTGTATGTGATTGCAGGCTTGATGGGATGGTTCTGGTCGCCGCTACTAGCGCTGGCGATCTATCTGTCGTTACCCATCTTCTATGGCATCACATACGAAGGACTGAGCGAGACGCGGCTTAGTCTGATCAAAAGAGGAAGATAG